Proteins found in one Arachis stenosperma cultivar V10309 chromosome 8, arast.V10309.gnm1.PFL2, whole genome shotgun sequence genomic segment:
- the LOC130943399 gene encoding uncharacterized protein LOC130943399, with the protein MAHQQDIEGWPLGLLQPLNNARSGNNSGSISFNTLLTSSSTTDNNSSSDLDTQSTGSFYVDNSTTLGSLMGVSTISELSRRAPNNKTEQGLNKIKKQNNNRFSFMISRLLCPSSSSRTRNTKNNNNNNSNNDGPSLGEYLAVERTSNKPIIYYGSDDEIALAETSHIAEPNSLFVNGTIAPPPTNNNNNNKKKKRFRTSLLELFSCVCGPSLA; encoded by the exons ATGGCTCATCAACAG GATATTGAGGGGTGGCCATTGGGGTTATTGCAACCActgaataatgcaagaagtggTAACAATTCAGGGTCAATATCATTCAACACTTTACtcacttcttcttctactacAGATAATAATTCTTCATCTGATTTGGACACTCAG TCAACAGGGTCGTTTTACGTGGACAATAGTACCACACTTGGGAGCCTTATGGGTGTGTCCACAATATCAGAGCTTTCTAGAAGAGCACCTAATAATAAAACAGAACAAGGCTTGAACAAGATCAAGAAGCAGAACAACAACAGGTTCAGTTTCATGATCTCACGGTTATTGTGTCCAAGCTCATCATCAAGGACAAGAAAtactaagaataataataataacaattcaAATAATGATGGTCCATCTCTTGGTGAATATCTTGCTGTGGAAAGAACAAGTAATAAGCCTATTATTTATTATGGATCTGATGATGAGATTGCATTGGCTGAAACCAGTCATATTGCAGAGCCAAATTCATTATTTGTTAATGGCACCATTGCTCCACCTCCGaccaacaataacaacaacaacaagaagaagaaacgGTTTCGTACATCACTTTTGGAGCTCTTTTCATGCGTTTGTGGCCCAAGCTTGGCCTAA
- the LOC130943396 gene encoding putative E3 ubiquitin-protein ligase XBAT31, which translates to MGQGLSCRAGNHEHGLFTAVHHGHLLTVTSLLDHDPSLLHHTTVYDRHSPLHIAAAKGHIHILSNLLDRSLNPDVLNRQKQTPLMLAAMHGKIDCVQKLLQAGANVLMFDSIYGRTCLHYSAYYGHSSCLKAILSAAQSSPVAASWGFSRFVNIRDGKGATPLHLAARQRRPDCVRVLLDSGALVCASTGGYGCPGSTPLHVAARGGSLDCIRELLAWGADRLQRDASGRIPYVVAMKHKHGACASLLNPSSAEPLVWPSPLKFISELNQEAKALLEQALKDANREREKNILLKPTTYSLPSPSHSDDDNISQVSESALCCICFEQECTIEVQNCGHQMCAQCTLALCCHNKPNPATAALTPPVCPFCRSAIARLVAVKVEAQEEVDQDTNNGSKLSKSSRKTRNTNEGGSSSFKGLSFAKLGSRSSGRIAADDEWIHKD; encoded by the exons ATGGGTCAAGGCCTCAGCTGCAGAGCAGGCAACCACGAGCATGGCCTCTTCACTGCCGTCCACCACGGTCACCTTCTCACCGTCACCTCCCTCTTAGACCACGACCCTTCTCTCCTCCACCACACCACTGTATACGATCGCCACTCTCCTCTTCATATTGCCGCTGCCAAAGGCCACATCCACATTCTTTCCAACCTTCTCGATCGATCTCTTAATCCTGATGTTCTCAATCGCCAGAAGCAGACCCCGCTTATGCTCGCAGCAATGCACGGCAAGATCGACTGCGTCCAGAAGCTTCTTCAAGCTGGAGCTAAT GTTTTGATGTTCGATTCTATTTACGGAAGAACATGCTTGCATTATTCAGCTTATTACGGCCATTCTTCTTGCCTTAAGGCAATTCTTTCTGCTGCTCAATCTAGTCCTGTCGCTGCTTCTTG GGGATTTTCTCGGTTTGTAAATATCAGAGATGGCAAAGGTGCAACGCCATTACACTTGGCAGCTCGCCAAAGAAGGCCGGACTGCGTGCGTGTTCTGTTAGACAGTGGAGCTCTTGTTTGTGCTTCAACAGGTGGATATGG ATGTCCAGGGAGCACTCCCCTACACGTTGCGGCCAGAGGTGGATCTCTGGATTGCATTCGCGAGCTCTTAGCTTGGGGCGCCGATCGTCTACAGCGCGACGCATCCGG GAGAATACCGTATGTGGTAGCTATGAAGCACAAGCATGGGGCATGTGCATCACTGCTGAATCCCTCGTCTGCAGAGCCCCTTGTTTGGCCCTCTCCATTGAAGTTCATCAGCGAACTTAATCAAGAAGCCAAGGCCTTATTAGAGCAGGCCTTGAAGGATGCAAACAGAGAGAGggagaaaaatatattattgaaGCCTACCACCTACTCTCTCCCATCTCCATCCCATTCTGATGATGATAATATCTCTCAG GTTAGCGAATCAGCATTATGCTGCATTTGCTTTGAGCAAGAATGCACAATTGAAGTCCAGAACTGTGGGCACCAGATGTGTGCACAATGCACATTAGCCCTATGTTGCCACAACAAACCAAACCCTGCCACGGCTGCCCTTACGCCGCCGGTTTGTCCCTTCTGTCGAAGTGCCATAGCCAGGCTGGTGGCCGTGAAGGTGGAAGCTCAGGAGGAAGTGGATCAAGACACCAATAATGGTTCCAAGCTAAGCAAGTCATCAAGgaaaacaagaaacacaaatgAGGGCGGCAGTAGCAGCTTCAAGGGCCTATCATTCGCCAAGTTGGGTAGCCGCAGCTCTGGAAGGATTGCTGCTGATGATGAATGGATTCACAAAGACTGA